atgaaataaataaatatcatgatatttagttaaaaagaaataaaaaataagcacTTCGATCTGCGATTAGCAGTGACATCTAGAATTTACTTTCCACACTAGTGTAGAAACCACAAACATTTTTACAGAGTGTTACAAAAAGATGGACCTACTTGATTAACTCGATTAACATCGAACATATAaaccatggaggttataaagaaggagaatgatcgctatagaaaatattgtccccaaaatatggacaaaataagtgaggcgctgggatcgctaagttgtctcattaaaagtggactgttgtgcgctaatttcaaatgatctaaCAACGTTTAATACACGTGTATATAAAAACCATTCATAGGAAAAAcaaaaagcaaataatgaaattattattattattattatttactattgaataaattataaattatctattcttctttataaatttatctatactactttataaatttgaatggtactaacttcatctacttgtactcataaacagctaacttcgcagatactacttaccgacgacagcgcggctggtggctgaaaaatgaactataaattatacaaattttcagggacgtTTTAAAGTTTAATGCTTTAGAGCGTAGCGATCGCtctccttctctctaacctccatgATATAAACGTTAGTGAAAATTATTGAGTATAACAGAAATGGTTTTTGGAgggataaaattaaaacaaatttaatatattatttgagtttatttcataatattttggcaacttacaaaataaaaaaaatttttatacaacttaaaaaataaacacaaaatcatttatagagagccataatatacaaaatagtttcttacaatttattttttaagcaaagcaaatatttatcttgtaattataaaatttgtgattaatcaaaaaataaaatatattatttaattagtttaatcattttaaaagaaaattataaaaacaaatagaatctatttactaaaaaaaaattgcttttactTTCATATctctcattttaaaattttacaatatttttaaattcctgTTCCCCGTCAAAGTCTTCTAatcatattatttgaatttttatacatagtgttttataattattttgatcatttttaaatttttttaaaatttttgtttaattaatgcATTGTTCAATGTCAACAAgtaaacttgtttttattatttaattatttggtaACATAACGTCGACCGTGAAGATTGTTATGCGAGGACAAGAGGAAGCTGTTGGAATGCTAAAATTGTAAGACGGCTCGATTTTAAatctttcttttcttattaaaattagatattGATAAAGTCCACTTCGCATTTGAAAGCGGTTGTGTTTAATGCGTTTACTAGTGCGTATTCACGAAAAAAGCTGTGAAAATTGATTTGTTCTGTATATGGTCCTTACATTTGCTTAATTTTGACCCAGCCTTTGAAACAGATCTCAccattatgaatgttactctttgctaatttggtggacTGCATTTGGGAATctggtgcagtccgccaccagaTCCCACCATGTTTTCAGACATTTCCTGCCCGCCCACAATTCGCTCCTCTTATCCCATTAACATTCTTCGAGGCAACTCTAGACgtctttaatatattaaatgtgtCCCAGCCTTATTAAgttgtaaaatcattttataaaggCTTTGGCACAATTGACATAGtcagcatattatttttaaaatgtagcttaaaatattgatttctttgATTATGCAAATTATGCAGTCTCAGCtgtttgcttatttttttttgttttacctggttgtgtatttaatttttaacctaataagtgatttttttgtgtgttcaaATTGAGTGATTAATGTAGCGGAAGTCCCATTAAATTCTAAACTTAAGTACTAAATTTTTGTTGCTAATTTATCAAacagtacaattttttttttgttatatattcaaaatacaataatttggaAAGGTTGATTTTGATATACAAACAGTCTGGCCTCTATAAGGGTTTATAGTCTAATGAAGTAGGAAAAGGAGGCTTACAttatcacataaaatattatttttgtggaattttcaaataattgtttaattctATTGGGTGTTCCAGTTAAGAGATACTCTAACTGGCGTTATTAATAAGAGTCCACACCGTCGATACATAACCTGTTGTTCACAATATCCGTAGTTTTTAGAGACTTACGTGATATACTCTCCATCATGGatcaatttataacaaatttcaatgTTTCTAACATTATGGCGCTGTAATCTCAACTGAAAAACCCAATAAAAGCTTAATGGTTATATAAATGTGCTTTCTAACTTATCACAGAGCTAAGACAAATGCCTTACAAACGTGACTTGTAGGATATTTCAATCATTCTCTTTGATATTAgaacttgaaatattaaaaaattttgcatagcTTTtcgttgttaaataaaatgGTTTCAGGCTTGTTCACACGAGCATGTTATGGTTCAATGGAACATCATATCCTCGAATTTAATGAGgcgtattattttaattttgtcccATAAAAGACAATTCAATGAGACCGTAGTTCAACTTAGTGGTAAGTGTCATGTCTAACCGGTGTAAAATGGTAACTGCACATTATGAACTCACAAAGATGTGGCGGATTTGATGGAGATGGCGTTCTAGAACCACGGCATCGCAAGGCGCCTTTCTTGTAACGATACAAGGACGTCTTACTCAAATTTGGCGccgtttttctatttttcgtaGGGCCCTTTCCCTTGTGTGGCGTCTTCGTCCTTTTTCTGTTCATTGCATAATCATTTTGATTATGCAAGATTCGTgtaaaaacaattgactaaggAATGCATTGAATCAGGCTAAGATTCCCGATATTATTGGAGTGTTATACTCTTCTActagaattataatttttatgtgagATCTTGCTGCATAAACTAAGTAAACTTCgtagaataattaaataataaatagaatccATGGGCACTTGATGAAACTTTCACAAAACATGTACACAAAAAAGAGGAGTGTTCTAAGATTGACGTATCTGCCTGTGGCATCTtaactcctaaacggatgaaccgattttgattttttgtttaaaaggtcACTTATTTGAGACTAAACTATGTTGGGCGATTCACAAAAATACTTTCGAActgttggatcaaaattcaactcttttaaatcataatgataaaataatccATGCATCCATAACACGCTCAGGTGCGCCAAGcctaaataactaataaaaaaggtacacagaaaaaaaaattgagacttTTCGTACACAGATCCTCAAATCTTCCGATACTCGCCGACTTGGATTCGAATAGCTAAAAGTTTCATTGTACAAGATACTGAAAAGTGGTTTTACAGTCAAAACGTCGGAGATCCGAGTATCTTAATGTACGAAAAATCGTTCATACttaacagaaaaaaagaaattttggtgGAATTCATAAACTCagataaaagttgtaaaaaagaCGAATTAAATAAGTTGAAAACCgtgcaaaaatcaaaaaaaatttattcgagatttcagtacaaacaaaatatattatcataaaacatttttatataaatattaatatttaaatcttaaaaattaaaaacacatatttgtacacacaagaaaaaaaaatatgaaaaaataaaatctaatttttggaCCTGACTGGCTATATGAGAGCTCTTTCTGGGCCCAAAACTTTGCTGCCAAATATAATCATCatcgtttttttgtaaattttatacaaattatatcaatattgtttatgaaatgcaccattttgttattatttgtattattattgttttaaaactatttttatgattcctaaatatttgttgtaataatacgaataaattaattttatatgtgtCGCGTGTGAGATTCGATTTACTTTGTTGACGATttgttactttttgttttaaaagaaaaggcaAGTcatatcacttttattttttctaaatccatGGTAATTTTATCCACATAGTAAATCAAATTctgtttctaattaaaaatgagAGGTGcagaaaatagaaataaaaatttacacacaatcataaataaaaacattaattaccTTGATAAAGTAACCACAAAGTAAACTGATAatcgaattttataatttataaatcataattagacatagttcaaataataaaacatagatGGCCATACGGTTGGCTTGAGTTACTCGAAAATTCTACGTTATGTAAAAGATCTAaacaatttagtttaattttcatCCTATTTTCTTTACCTCTCAGTCTaattaaattctatatatttaaaaaaaaatctatgacaattttgtaagatttcaactttttgttttagttaaaaatttatacagcgtgtcttttttaagttgatacatgcttgaaactcgataaatttaatcgaggaaaatgcttcaaagaaaaatgttagttttaaagTCACATATCTTACACCGGTattgaattcgatctaagttttcaggttcaattaaaacctctcTGTGATTCATagctgacaaacattagatgaacactttaagttagaaagttgttttttataaatacgaaatttttttttttttaactgaatagtttaagacagtaattgatagcaaaaatccagctttttgtgcgtttgttcattcaactTGAACAAAAAagatctttatagaaaaacaaatcccttttattggatttattggaaaatttttctaggtaaagtttaatgtctgcgtaaaatgtgcgcctacacacccaacatttttcgcttgaagcatttttatcaataaaatttatttttcgaatttcaagcatatgtcaacttaaaaaagggacaccctgtatattgcAAATTTTAGATTAAGTTTCCCTGTTTTATGTCAAATGTTTCCTCCTGTATTAAAGCGGTTGAAATGAGGAAATgtgtacaaattattgaaatcgtacaaaattttgaagctaaaaattgcacttttaataaacttaaaaactcaagaataaatgtttacaaccattttgttttttttataatgctagttatataactttaaatattaagttttttttttttcttttaatgaaataatttctataatctgatttttaaacataaaaagatctattattaatgaatacatAGATGTCTATACTAAACCTTAGATCGCTAATAAGAACTGtgcaaaatgtatttattttgtagtaaATAAAGAAGTTTTGAGTTGATAATAgttagttttatcatttttccaataattataaagttaaaattatttcacggcACGTCTATGGTCTcattctttagaaaaaaatgccACGTTGATACATAAAGGTTCGCCACCCCTGACCTACGATGACATTATGCTCCAGTAATACGTTGTAGATATGCTAGATgacattaaaaacttatttgtgtAATTATCCGATAATTTACCAGAATTTTAttggtaaattaattaaaatatatattttaccggTAAAATTCGCATCCCTACTGACATAGGACCGTCTCGAGAGAATATGTATGTTATTTTGTTGGAGCGGAAATCTAATTCATTTACCTACTCCAACTATGGTATTTTTGTAAGTTTAGTAACGACATCTGTGAATGAAAAccgtagtatttttttttatgcattttgaaaacatattattaaatttttattaaattgtaggTATAGCAAACAATGTCAAATGTCTCTCCTATTGTTCATTTGTTCAACAAAACCCCCCCTATATTATAAAGATGATTTCAATCATCGATCCCCCAGAGTATCGAATTGCTTTGATTCGATCCCCCGTCACACACATCGTGTACTTAACGAATACCTGACTTGGAATGTGCAATCAACCATTGTAATGTTATATCGATATTATCTTTTTCTTTGCATGAGATTGAATAACAGCATATTTCACGATCTTGTATTGCAGATAAATTCctgtttggaaaaaaattaaaattgtagcatgtatttaacatataaaagtataaagGTGGGGGGATAACGATATGTCTAACATTCCTCGGCAAAGCGTACGTTAGCTGTATGAATTTAGctgtgtaaataaattttgcttcTGTAAGAATATTTGTGATTTGTACGAGAATTATTTTCTAGGGttatttaaatccaaaaaagaaaaaataaattaaattactggATTACTGGGACTTTGCGCATTGTATGTGGCAGGGACAAACTTTGATGATCCCACTTGAAGTAACCTGATGATCCCACATAGAGAGTGTCAGGTTTAAACTGTTTGGGTCCCAAACCTTGGATGTGAGAAATCCAGGAGAAGAAGATGTGGGCTTTCTGGGTGGCGTGTGACCTCGACAAAATCCTATagcttcatctgcttaaaatagcataaagtaatttgatcgagagtgtttttagctatgttttaagaaaatttgatcAGCCGTTTTAAGATCTTCACCTATTTTCCAGTTATTATCGGTTTCGGAACCCTAAACACGCACTTTAAATGTGATTAACAATACTCTAGATCAAATtgcttttcaaacaaacaaaaaatcgcTTCTTCCGATTAGAAGCTACGTTCCCACAGACTATATCCCTCTTTTTAGTCGGGGGTGAAAATTCTGTTTATTATGGTTTAGTTtccaatatttttctaatttacctaatttcaaaataatttcccGGTCAATTAcactaattttgaatttgaaacactttttatatgaaaaatttgcattaaattgcATAAATTAACCAAAAACTGAGTGGGAAACCGAGTGGGTAGAAAGATATTCAACAAAGAATTTATCAAAACTATGTAACCAAGACAGAcagtaatttaaagtttttgttcgAAATCTTTCTAAATTTTGATACCGAAATAcccaaaaagaataataaaatagaaaaatatacaaacattcGTTCAATAAGACCATTTTCATCAAGGGCATGTGGTAAATCACGTTTATTCCCAAGCACCAAAACTGGAATTCCCGTAAGTTGTGgtttatctaataaattatgaaGTTCATTTCGTGAAGCTTCAATTTTCTCTGGATCTGCAGCATCAACCATATAACTATGAACAAAAACGGAAATAAATAAAGACTTGATAatgacaaagaaaaaaaattccatattgATCGAAAAACTTACACAATAGCATTAACACCCCGACAATATCGTTCCCACATGGATCGAAATCGTGGTTGACCTCCAATATCCCATACTTTTATTGTGACATTaccttttgttatttttctcaTATTAAAACCTACTGTGGGAATCATGTCT
This genomic interval from Chrysoperla carnea chromosome 1, inChrCarn1.1, whole genome shotgun sequence contains the following:
- the LOC123290577 gene encoding ADP-ribosylation factor-like protein 8B — encoded protein: MLALMNRILDWFRSLFWKEEMELTLVGLQYSGKTTFVNVIASGQFSEDMIPTVGFNMRKITKGNVTIKVWDIGGQPRFRSMWERYCRGVNAIVYMVDAADPEKIEASRNELHNLLDKPQLTGIPVLVLGNKRDLPHALDENGLIERMNLSAIQDREICCYSISCKEKDNIDITLQWLIAHSKSGIR